The Thiomonas sp. FB-Cd genome includes the window ATCGGCAAGGCATTGAATCGACTACTGCTGCGTACACGCGGCACTGGCATTGCGCGAAGACGGCTTTGAGACCATCATGGTCAATGCAATCCCGAGACCGTTTCCACGGATTACGACACCCTCGGATCGCCTGTATTCTCGAGCCACTTACACTTGAAGACGTGCTCGAAATCGTCGACAAGGAAGGGCCGACAGGGTGATCGTGCAGTATGGTGGGCAAACGCCCGCTCAACGCTCGCGCTCGCGCTGAGCGGCCGGCGTGCCAGTGATTGGAACGAGCCCCGACATGATGATGCAGCGAAGACAGGGAGCGTTTTCAGAAGCTCATCAATGATCTGGGCTGCTTCAGCCACCGAACCGCACGGCACGCTCAGAGAGTGAAGCCATCACCCGAGCAGAGGAAATTGGCTACCCGCTGGTCGTACGGCCGAGCTATGTCTGGGTGGGCGGCGATGGAAATCGTGCATGAGCAGCGTGACTTGGAGCGCTACATGCGGGAGGCTGTGAAGGTGTCCCCATGACTCTCCAGTGCTCCTCGATCGCTTCCTGAATGACGCGATTGAATGTGACTGGATGCAATCTGCGACGGGCAGGATGTCTATGTCGCTGGGTCATGGAACACATTGAACAAGCAGGCGGCATTCGGGCGACTCGGCTTGTTCGCTGCCGCCTTATTCACTGTCGGCAGCGACTATCGCCGAGCTTGAGCGTCAGACCGTGGCCATGGCGCGTGCTTGAGCGTCGTGGGTCTGATGAACGTCCAGTTTGCGATCCAGCAGATGGAGAGGAGGACCGTATCTTCGTGCTGAGGTAACCCGCGCGCTTCGCGCACCGTGCCCTTCGTGTCGAAGGCAACAGGTCTGCAATTGGCCAAAGTCGCCGCACGCTGCATGGTGGACAGACTTTACGGCAGCAGGCGATCCCGGCCCAAGTCACCCCGGTTACTTCAGCGTCAAAGAGGCGGTCTTTCCCTCGTCAAGTTTCCCGGCGTGGATCCGATCCTTGCCCGGAAATGAAGTCGACCGGTGAGGTCATGGGTGTCGGCCGTAGCTTTGGCGAAGCCTTCGTCAAATCTCCAAATTGCGCCGGAACGCGTCTTCCCGATGCGGGCAAGATCGGCGGAGCCAAAGTATTCTTCGGTCAAAAATAACGACAAGGCGCGCATGGTTGAAGTGCGCGTGATCTTCTGACGATGGGGTCGCACTTACTGCGACGCGCGGTACCGCGCAGCACTGGCGTCTGCGGTCTGCCGTTGAGGTTTCAACAAGGTCACCGAGGCCGCCCCAATGTCGTGGACATGATGAAAAATGGTGATATCGTCTTGGTCGTCAACACCGTCGAGGAGCGTCGCAATGCGATCGCGGACTCGCGTGCCATCCGCATTACGGCGCTTGCCAGTCGCGTCGCGACCTTCACAACCATGCTGGCGCCGAGGCCGCCGTTGAAGGCATGAAATGCCTGAGCAGCTTGGAGGTCTACCCGCTGCAGGCTTTACACGAATCGCTGCATTTGGCACACTGAAAACCAAATCAGTCGAGCATCGCCGTGGCAGTGCGCTGCTGCGGCGTTTTTTTTTACATTGTTTTGTGGACACATGATTATGCCTACTCCCATGACTCGGCGCGGCGCCGAAAAGCTCCGGGCTGAACTGCAGCGCCTCAAGTCCGTCGATCGCCATGCGGTCATCCAGGCTATCGCGGAAGCACGCGCGCAGGGTGACTTGTCCGAAAATGCCGAATACGAAGCTGCAAAAGACCGCCAAGGTTTCATTGAAGGCCGCATCGCCGAAATTGAGAGCAAACTGTCGTCAGCGCAGGTGATCGACCCGGCCGAGTTGCACGCCGATGGTCGGGTGGTGTTTGGCGCCACCGTGGAACTGTCCGACGAGGAAACAGGTGAATCGGTGCTCTACCAGATCGTCGGCGACGACGAGGCCGACTTGAAGCACGGCATGATTTCAGTCAGTTCCCCCATCGCGCGTGCGCTGATTGGCAAGGAAGAGGGCGATATTGCGCAGGTTATGGCCCCCGGCGGTGTGCGGGCTACGAGATGTCAAGGTCCGATACGCATGAGCAATCTGCGCGCACGCTGGTTCTCGCCGCACTATGGCTTGGCGGCTTGGCCGCGGTGGGCTTAATCGGCGCCCCCACAGGCTTTCGCGTGCTGCCGGACCGGATGCAGGGAGCGGCCGTTGCCAGTCGCATGTTCTATCTGATGACGCTGGCGGCACTGGTGCTCGGTTGCTTGCTGATGATTCTGGAGCGTCACCATGCGCAGCCGCTGGCGGCGTCGAAACCGTTCTTCCTGGTCCTCGGTGGTCTGTTCTTTGCCGTGCTGGGGGAGTTGGGATCGTGCCTCGCTCATTGCTGCTGCGGCAGCGCACGCACCTGATGCCGGGATATGGCATGCAATAGCCAGCTTGGTGTACCTGCTCCAAGCGGCCTGCGTGTTCGCATACGTCTGGATTCTGCCTGTCTCGCAGCCCGGCTCGGCGCTGAATCGTGGAGCCTCAAGCCACGCACCGCGCGCGCGGTCAAGCCGACTGCTTAGCAGGCGACGACCGCCAGGCAAAGTCAAGCGAGCCAAGCCGCGCCAGTCAAGCATCAAGAAAATCGGTTGGGCTGAGGCTACGATCACCGCCCGAGCCGGCTGCCGAGACAGGCAGAATCCAGACGTATGCGAACACGCAGGCCGCTTGGAGCAGGTACACCAAGCTGGCTATTGCATGCCATATCCCGGCATCAGGTGCGTGCGCTGCCGCAGCCAGGCAATGAGGCGAGGCACGATCCCAAACTCCCCAGCACGGCAAAGAACAGACCACCGAGGACCAGGAAGAACGGTTTCGACGCCGCCAGCGGCTGCGCATGGTGACGCTCCAGAATCAATCAGCAAGCAACCGACACCAGTGCCGCCAGCGTCATCAGATAGAACATGCGACTGGCAACGGCCGCTCCCTGCATCCGGTCCGGCAGCACCGCGAAAGCCGTGGGGGCGCCGATTAAGCCCACCGCGCCAAGCCGCCAAGCCATAGTGCGGCGAGAACCCAGCGTGCGCGCAGATTGCTCATGCGTATCGGACCTTGACAATCTCGTAGCCCCCGCACACCGCCGGGGCCATAACCTGCGCAATATCGCCCTCTTCCTTGCCAATCAGCCGCACGCGCGATGGGGGAACTGACTGAAATCATGCCGTGCTTCAAGTCGGCCTCGTCGTCGCCGACGATCTGGTAGAGCACCGATTCACCTGTTTCCTCGTCGGACAGTTCCACGGTGGCGCCAACACCACCCGACCATCGGCGTGCAACTCGGCCGGGTCGATCACCTGCGCTGACGACAGTTTGCTCTCAATTTCGGCGATGCGGCCTTCAATGAAACCTTGGCGGTCTTTTGCAGCTTCGTATTCGGCATTTTCGGACAAGTCACCCTGCGCGCGTGCTTCCGCGATAGCCTGGATGACCGCATGGCGATCGACGGACTTGAGGCGCTGCAGTTCAGCCCGGAGCTTTTCGGCGCCGCGCCGAGTCATGGGAGTAGGCATAATCATGTGTCCACAAAACAATGTAAAAAAAAACGCCGCAGCAGCGCACTGCCACGGCGATGCTCGACTGATTGGTTTTCAGTGTGCCAAATGCAGCGATTCGTGTAAAGCCTGCAGCGGGTAGACCTCCAAGCTGCTCAGGCATTTCATGCCTTCAACGGCGGCCTCGGCGCCAGCAATGGTGTGAAGGTCGCGACGCGACTGGCAAGCGCCGTAATGCGGATGGCACGCGAGTCCGCGATCGCATTGCGACGCTCCTCGACGGTGTTGACGACCAAGACGATATCACCATTTTTCATCATGTCCACGACATTGGGGCGGCCCTCGGTGACCTTGTTGACAACCTCAACCGGCAGACCCGCAGACGCCAGTGCTGCCGCGGTACCGCGCGTCGCAGTAAGTGCGAACCCCATCGTCAGAAGATCACGCGCAACTTCAACCATGCGCGCCTTGTCGTTATTTTTGACCGAAAGAAATACTTTGGCTCCGCCGATCTTGCCCGCATCGGGAAGACGCGTTCCGGCAGCAATTTGAGATTTGACGAAGGCTTCGCCAAAGCTACGGCCGACACCCATGACCTCACCGTCCGACTTCATTTCCGGCCAAGGATCGGATCCACGCCGGAAACTTGACGAAGGAAAGACCGCCTCTTTGACGCTGAAGTAACCGGGGATGACTTGGCCGGGATCGCCTGCTGCCGTAAAGTCTGTCCCACCATGCAGCGTGCGGCGACTTTGGCCAATTGCAGACCTGTTGCCTTCGACACGAAGGGCACGGTGCGCGAAGCGCGCGGTTAACCTCCAGCACGAAGATACGGTCCTCCTCTCCATCCTGCTGGATCGCAAACTGGACGTTCATCAGACCCACGACGCTCAAGCCACGCGCCATGGCCACGGTCTGACGCTCAAGCTCGGCGATAGTCGCTGCCGACAGTGAATAAGGCGGCAGCGAACAAGCCGAGTCGCCCGAATGCACGCCTGCTTGTTCAATGTGTTCCATGACCCCAGCGACATAGACATCCTGCCCGTCGCAGATTGCATCCACGTCACATTCAATCGCGTCATTCAGGAAGCGATCGAGGAGCACTGGGAGAGTCATGGACACCTTCACAGCCTCCCGCATGTAGCGCTCCAAGTCACGCTGCTCATGCACGATTTCCATCGCCCGCCCACCCAGCACATAGCTCGGCCGTACGACCAGCGGGTAGCCAATTTCCTCTGCTCGGGTGATGGCTTCACTCTCTGAGCGTGCCGTGCGGTTCGGTGGCTGAAGCAGCCCCCAGATCATTGATGAGCTTCTGAAAACGCTCCCTGTCTTCCGCTGCATCAATCATGTCGGGCTCGTTCCAATCACTGGCACGCGGCCGCCTCCAGCGCGAGCGCGAGCTTGAGCGGCGTTTGCCCACCATACTGCACGATCACCCCTGTCGGCCCTTCCTTGTCGACGATTTCGAGCACGTCTTCAAGTGTAAGTGGCTCGAAATACAGGCGATCCGAGGTTCGTAATCCGTGGAAACGGTCTCGGGATTGCAATT containing:
- the greA gene encoding transcription elongation factor GreA, giving the protein MTRRGAEKLRAELQRLKSVDRHAVIQAIAEARAQGDLSENAEYEAAKDRQGFIEGRIAEIESKLSSAQVIDPAELHADGRVVFGATVELSDEETGESVLYQIVGDDEADLKHGMISVSSPIARALIGKEEGDIAQVMAPGGVRATRCQGPIRMSNLRARWFSPHYGLAAWPRWA
- a CDS encoding DUF4149 domain-containing protein, coding for MGLIGAPTGFRVLPDRMQGAAVASRMFYLMTLAALVLGCLLMILERHHAQPLAASKPFFLVLGGLFFAVLGELGSCLAHCCCGSART